In one Watersipora subatra chromosome 6, tzWatSuba1.1, whole genome shotgun sequence genomic region, the following are encoded:
- the LOC137398841 gene encoding protein FAM200C-like: MKSRIDDTSADIKRQVIENFKSSPMFAIQLYEFTDVASISQLMVFARYVHIDAIEEEFLFCSPLTETTTAADVMNLVFNFFSKEHLDCGKLIGVCTDGAPAMLGCRAGFAQLVKENNSLVVSTYCFIQRQALAAKTLLKGLQGDPFSVIKVANFIKGSALQTRLFHKLCKDMDAVHSSL, from the coding sequence ATGAAATCGAGGATCGATGATACGTCTGCGGACATAAAGAGGCAAGTAATTGAAAATTTCAAGTCATCTCCCATGTTCGCCATTCAACTTTATGAGTTCACTGATGTTGCTAGCATTTCACAGCTGATGGTGTTTGCACGCTATGTACACATAGATGCAATTGAGGAAGAATTTCTGTTCTGCAGTCCTCTAACAGAGACCACCACAGCTGCTGATGTTATGAATCTGGTTTTCAACTTCTTCAGCAAAGAACATCTGGACTGCGGCAAACTAATTGGAGTTTGCACTGATGGTGCTCCAGCCATGCTCGGCTGTCGTGCTGGATTTGCACAGTTGGTAAAAGAAAATAATTCTTTAGTGGTGAGTACCTATTGCTTCATTCAAAGACAAGCGCTAGCAGCAAAAACTCTTCTCAAAGGATTGCAGGGAGACCCTTTTTCAGTGATTAAAGTAGCAAATTTTATCAAAGGCTCTGCCTTGCAAACACGTCTCTTCCACAAGTTGTGCAAAGATATGGATGCTGTGCACTCATCACTATAA
- the LOC137398842 gene encoding protein FAM200A-like, whose translation MLLCFFNIRAEVNEVWKTHNKTKLPTSMQMEGLNQCLAYLVDIFGSINGVNTKMQGRDRNVLNVTDSINAFKDKLKLLVERLVTGNVRVSFPVLHSLVDKKAPSASLLTDIKHHVNSLIAEFERYFPKLDPRTEQLMSLTWNLCRRNVHEILEQLQEEFLELTNNSLVKR comes from the coding sequence ATGCTTCTGTGTTTCTTCAATATACGAGCAGAAGTCAATGAAGTCTGGAAAACTCACAACAAAACCAAACTACCGACTTCAATGCAGATGGAAGGCCTCAATCAGTGTCTTGCTTACCTGGTTGACATATTTGGTTCAATCAATGGAGTGAACACAAAGATGCAAGGTAGAGACAGAAATGTGTTGAATGTAACTGATAGTATCAATGCATTCAAGGACAAGCTCAAACTCTTGGTGGAAAGATTGGTTACTGGGAATGTTAGAGTTTCATTTCCAGTTCTGCATTCATTAGTTGACAAGAAAGCTCCTTCTGCTTCTTTGCTAACCGACATAAAACATCACGTGAACAGCttgatagcagagtttgagagatATTTCCCAAAGTTAGATCCTAGGACAGAGCAATTGATGAGCCTGACCTGGAACCTTTGCAGGCGCAATGTCCACGAGATTCTGGAACAGCTTCAAGAGGAGTTTTTGGAGCTGACAAACAACTCTCTTGTTAAAAGATGA